A single region of the Triticum dicoccoides isolate Atlit2015 ecotype Zavitan chromosome 2B, WEW_v2.0, whole genome shotgun sequence genome encodes:
- the LOC119364980 gene encoding uncharacterized protein LOC119364980, whose product MAGSARSAAAKHAYRMFTPSRSAASRGSPGSAADEFDESDVWGSFGAADSGPADLARARTIPSSARASGRKKPLDHATAGAGAVPGSLPMSIPDWQKILGVEYRDHHAGEWELYGDDDDDYGKVGAGCRSGSVVPPHELAWRGRAASLSVHEGIGRTLKGRDLSRVRDAVWKRTGFED is encoded by the coding sequence ATGGCCGGGAGCGCGAGGTCGGCGGCCGCGAAGCACGCGTACCGGATGTTCACGCCGTCCCGGAGCGCGGCGTCGCGGGGCAGCCCCGGCAGCGCGGCGGACGAGTTCGACGAGTCGGACGTCTGGGGGTCGTTCGGCGCGGCGGACTCCGGCCCCGCGGACCTCGCGCGCGCTCGCACGATCCCGTCGTCCGCCCGCGCCAGCGGCCGGAAGAAGCCGCTGGACCATGCCACCGCGGGCGCCGGCGCCGTGCCCGGGTCGCTGCCGATGAGCATCCCGGACTGGCAGAAGATCCTGGGGGTCGAGTACAGGGACCACCACGCCGGCGAGTGGGAGCtctacggcgacgatgacgacgactaCGGCAAGGTGGGCGCCGGCTGCCGGAGCGGCTCGGTGGTGCCGCCGCACGAGCTGGCGTGGCGCGGCCGCGCCGCGTCCCTGTCGGTGCACGAGGGGATCGGCAGGACGCTCAAGGGGCGCGACCTCAGCCGCGTCCGGGACGCCGTCTGGAAGAGGACCGGCTTCGAGGACTGA